A window from Acropora palmata chromosome 14, jaAcrPala1.3, whole genome shotgun sequence encodes these proteins:
- the LOC141866672 gene encoding uncharacterized protein LOC141866672 isoform X2: MQSSKMFHFLSIGECIHLDLGMKNRGIPDSRITASSTLNANTPAMNGRLLYTAGSSWCAATNDNNPYLQIDLQSLHVICAVSTQGNSKADEWVETYTIQTSTDGVHWTEYGSLGHPKTFLGNNDSSSVEKNILTEGIVTRWLRIVGKTKHKKSCMRAEVFGVKRNPENLALNKPTRQSSDFNRSSGSENAVDGNRNPLFDANGSCALTELEDPSWLRVDLGTDYVPVSDVFIVNRLFPASAQQTNGYYQITLGDNNDVDRNHQCTGLVSFKDFIGSTVCYSNPLKTGRYLGILTTQGRRTLSLCEVEVYSRENIAFRKPTKQNDVGSISTRPSSRAVDGNSDTRLGLSCTASDLVVAFTNPWWRVDLEQVEPVNEVYIVNRGDCCGEGLNSFEIRVGLASSDNGITNPLCGSGLSVPQGKGVSFFCRPALFGQYVTIRVTRSAPTLLHICEVEVYSERRACQMQAVGITSSLAVPSQRLSASSSRVGFEPDKGRLYGDGAWSPIDGNNPDDFLQIDLQHKYFICAVATQGYPLTSSSFWTTKYRLLFSVNGMDWLTYKENGIDKIFSGNSGRQDIVKHNLKSFTKARFVRFQPTEFENQKALRVEVYGVPTPTAPSQAPTGFDVTRLTNTSVRASWKLPPVAIRGFKLLYRLRNSSDELFTAIILSNSTLSKDVYGLEKNAEYEFQVLAFTANGNGPLSSMIIARRKEFVPSQAPGNLTVTSQTSTSILASWQRPSTSDSAVITGYKIFYKRKGSLGSVYTLLIDDATKLSINVTGLLKYTEYEFQILAFTSTGDGSNSSSLTERTKEDVPSQAPANLSVASQTSTSILASWQLPPADSRNGIILGFKLFYKRKGSAESANTEIVRGGTTLRKTITGLLEYNEYEFQVLAFTAVGDGLKSSIRTARTGTVAVPVLKEDVSPAFVICKIGTLCSLSCYATSEFPRTVAYSWTKDGRSLANSRKIKIIDNSIVIRPQYMEDYGVYVCRASNGIYDTTCNVTLVEIQEGQILTAAVKKMESDSHGGLVTIITLSCAILLLLIFIGLLLRKLRELSSQNTKASEKQTGLGEKSGPHTLSGETDERAYMDLQPRHLQVVSPEKAEVQEVQEYDDIIAYYNIGLDEKSKVEDYEAISIS, translated from the exons ATGCAGTCaagcaaaatgtttcattttttatcgATAGGAGAATGTATTCACCTGGATCTTGGAATGAAAAATAGAGGCATTCCAGACAGCAGAATAACTGCTTCGTCTACACTGAATGCAAACACACCAGCAATGAATGGCCGCCTACTCTATACAGCCGGTTCATCTTGGTGCGCTGCAACCAATGACAACAATCCATATCTACAGATTGATCTCCAGTCTCTTCACGTCATATGTGCTGTGTCAACTCAAGGGAATTCTAAAGCAGATGAATGGGTGGAGACCTACACAATCCAGACATCAACAGATGGTGTCCATTGGACAGAGTATGGCTCCTTGGGACATCCAAAG aCCTTCCTTGGAAATAATGACAGTAGTAGTGTGGAAAAGAACATTCTTACTGAGGGAATCGTTACTAGGTGGCTGCGGATTgttggaaaaacaaagcatAAGAAGTCTTGTATGAGAGCAGAAGTGTTCGGAGTCAAACGAAACCCAG AAAACCTTGCTCTGAATAAGCCGACAAGACAGTCCTCTGATTTCAATCGTTCCAGTGGGTCAGAAAATGCAGTGGATGGCAATCGCAATCCACTGTTTGATGCCAATGGAAGCTGTGCTCTCACCGAATTAGAAGACCCCAGCTGGTTGCGAGTGGACCTGGGCACTGATTATGTGCCAGTTTCAgatgttttcattgtcaatagACTCTTTCCTGCATCTGCGCAGCAAACAAATGGATATTACCAAATCACATTAG GTGATAATAACGATGTGGACCGAAATCACCAATGCACTGGCTTGGTTAGCTTTAAAGATTTTATAGGTTCAACAGTATGTTACAGCAATCCATTGAAGACGGGCAGATATCTTGGTATTTTGACAACACAAGGGCGGCGAACTCTCTCACTATGTGAGGTGGAAGTTTACTCGCGGG AAAATATTGCATTTCGCAAACCAACAAAGCAGAATGACGTTGGCTCGATCTCAACAAGGCCCAGCAGCAGAGCTGTGGATGGTAATAGCGATACAAGACTAGGTCTCTCATGTACAGCTAGTGATCTTGTTGTCGCATTTACAAATCCATGGTGGAGAGTAGACTTAGAACAAGTGGAGCCAGTAAATGAGGTTTACATTGTCAACCGAGGGGACTGCTGTGGGGAAGGATTGAATTCGTTTGAGATCAGAGTGG GGCTAGCATCCAGTGATAATGGTATCACCAATCCCTTGTGTGGCAGTGGCCTCAGTGTCCCCCAAGGAAAAGGTGTTTCCTTCTTCTGCCGTCCTGCTTTGTTTGGACAATATGTCACAATTAGAGTGACAAGATCTGCACCCACCCTACTGCATATCTGCGAAGTTGAAGTGTATTCTGAGAGAAGAG CATGTCAGATGCAAGCTGTTGGCATAACAAGCAGTTTAGCGGTTCCAAGTCAACGTTTATCAGCCTCGTCATCCCGTGTTGGCTTTGAACCAGACAAAGGTCGACTGTATGGGGATGGTGCCTGGTCACCCATTGATGGCAACAACCCTGATGACTTCTTACAAATCGATTTACAGCACAAGTACTTCATCTGTGCCGTTGCTACGCAGGGATACCCATTGACCTCCAGTAGTTTTTGGACAACAAAATACAGATTGCTGTTTTCAGTTAACGGCATGGATTGGCTCACCTATAAAGAAAATGGAATAGACAAG ATCTTTAGTGGAAACAGTGGAAGGCAGGACATTGTAAAACATAATCTTAAGAGTTTCACTAAGGCAAGGTTTGTCAGGTTCCAGCCTACAGAATTTGAAAATCAGAAAGCACTGAGGGTTGAAGTGTATGGAGTTCCTACACCAACAG CTCCAAGTCAAGCTCCAACTGGATTTGATGTAACACGACTTACAAACACAAGTGTGCGCGCTTCCTGGAAATTACCACCAGTTGCCATTAGGGGATTTAAACTGCTCTACAGACTAAGAAACTCCTCAGATGAACTTTTCACTGCTATCATTTTAAGCAATTCAACTTTGAGCAAAGATGTCTATGGTCTTGAAAAGAATGCAGAATATGAATTTCAAGTGTTGGCATTTACAGCAAATGGTAATGGTCCACTGAGCTCTATGATAATAGCAAGGAGAAAGGAATTCG TTCCTTCACAAGCTCCTGGTAACCTTACTGTGACTTCTCAAACTTCTACCAGCATCCTTGCTTCTTGGCAGCGTCCGTCAACATCAGATTCTGCAGTCATTACTGGGTACAAAATCTTTTACAAAAGGAAAGGCTCCCTTGGATCTGTGTACACGTTGCTCATTGATGATGCCACAAAGCTTTCTATCAATGTGACTGGTCTTCTGAAATACACTGAGTATGAATTTCAGATATTGGCCTTCACTTCTACTGGCGATGGATCCAATAGTTCTTCCCTTACAGAGAGAACAAAGGAAGATG TTCCTTCACAAGCTCCGGCTAACTTAAGTGTGGCTTCACAAACTTCTACTAGCATCTTAGCTTCTTGGCAACTTCCACCGGCAGACTCCAGAAATGGAATCATCCTTGGATTTAAGCtgttttacaaaagaaaaggctctGCTGAATCAGCAAACACTGAGATTGTTCGAGGTGGAACAACTTTGAGAAAAACAATCACTGGACTTCTCGAATACAATGAATATGAATTTCAAGTGTTGGCATTTACTGCTGTCGGTGATGGACTGAAAAGCTCCATTAGAACTGCGAGAACAGGCACAGTTG CTGTTCCAGTCCTTAAGGAGGATGTCAGCCCAGCCTTTGTGATCTGTAAAATAGGAACACTATGTTCACTTTCCTGCTATGCAACAAGTGAGTTTCCAAGAACAGTGGCTTACTCGTGGACAAAAGATGGCAGGAGTTTAGCTAACAGCAGGAAGATTAAAATCATTGACAACTCTATTGTCATCAGACCTCAGTACATGGAAGATTATGGGGTGTATGTGTGCAGAGCTTCAAATGGGATTTATGACACAACTTGCAATGTCACACTAGTAGAGATTCAAGAGGGTCAGATATTGACAGCTGCAGtcaaaaaaatggaaagtgaTA GTCATGGTGGTCTTGTAACTATAATCACACTTTCCTGTGCCATTTTATTGTTACTCATCTTCATTGGTCTGCTTTTACGGAAGCTAAGGGAATTATCATCTCAAAATACCAAAGCCTCAGAAAAGCAGACCGGTCTTGGTGAAAAAAGTGGGCCCCACACTTTATCAGGCGAGACAGATGAGCGAGCATATATGGACCTACAACCCAGGCATCTGCAAGTAGTTTCGCCTGAAAAAGCTGAGGTCCAGGAAGTACAAGAATATGATGACATTATTGCATATTACAACATTGGACTCGATGAGAAGAGCAAAGTAGAAGATTACGAAGCAATTTCCATTTCGTAA
- the LOC141866672 gene encoding uncharacterized protein LOC141866672 isoform X1 produces the protein MQSSKMFHFLSIGECIHLDLGMKNRGIPDSRITASSTLNANTPAMNGRLLYTAGSSWCAATNDNNPYLQIDLQSLHVICAVSTQGNSKADEWVETYTIQTSTDGVHWTEYGSLGHPKTFLGNNDSSSVEKNILTEGIVTRWLRIVGKTKHKKSCMRAEVFGVKRNPENLALNKPTRQSSDFNRSSGSENAVDGNRNPLFDANGSCALTELEDPSWLRVDLGTDYVPVSDVFIVNRLFPASAQQTNGYYQITLGDNNDVDRNHQCTGLVSFKDFIGSTVCYSNPLKTGRYLGILTTQGRRTLSLCEVEVYSRENIAFRKPTKQNDVGSISTRPSSRAVDGNSDTRLGLSCTASDLVVAFTNPWWRVDLEQVEPVNEVYIVNRGDCCGEGLNSFEIRVGLASSDNGITNPLCGSGLSVPQGKGVSFFCRPALFGQYVTIRVTRSAPTLLHICEVEVYSERRACQMQAVGITSSLAVPSQRLSASSSRVGFEPDKGRLYGDGAWSPIDGNNPDDFLQIDLQHKYFICAVATQGYPLTSSSFWTTKYRLLFSVNGMDWLTYKENGIDKIFSGNSGRQDIVKHNLKSFTKARFVRFQPTEFENQKALRVEVYGVPTPTAPSQAPTGFDVTRLTNTSVRASWKLPPVAIRGFKLLYRLRNSSDELFTAIILSNSTLSKDVYGLEKNAEYEFQVLAFTANGNGPLSSMIIARRKEFVVPSQAPGNLTVTSQTSTSILASWQRPSTSDSAVITGYKIFYKRKGSLGSVYTLLIDDATKLSINVTGLLKYTEYEFQILAFTSTGDGSNSSSLTERTKEDVPSQAPANLSVASQTSTSILASWQLPPADSRNGIILGFKLFYKRKGSAESANTEIVRGGTTLRKTITGLLEYNEYEFQVLAFTAVGDGLKSSIRTARTGTVAVPVLKEDVSPAFVICKIGTLCSLSCYATSEFPRTVAYSWTKDGRSLANSRKIKIIDNSIVIRPQYMEDYGVYVCRASNGIYDTTCNVTLVEIQEGQILTAAVKKMESDSHGGLVTIITLSCAILLLLIFIGLLLRKLRELSSQNTKASEKQTGLGEKSGPHTLSGETDERAYMDLQPRHLQVVSPEKAEVQEVQEYDDIIAYYNIGLDEKSKVEDYEAISIS, from the exons ATGCAGTCaagcaaaatgtttcattttttatcgATAGGAGAATGTATTCACCTGGATCTTGGAATGAAAAATAGAGGCATTCCAGACAGCAGAATAACTGCTTCGTCTACACTGAATGCAAACACACCAGCAATGAATGGCCGCCTACTCTATACAGCCGGTTCATCTTGGTGCGCTGCAACCAATGACAACAATCCATATCTACAGATTGATCTCCAGTCTCTTCACGTCATATGTGCTGTGTCAACTCAAGGGAATTCTAAAGCAGATGAATGGGTGGAGACCTACACAATCCAGACATCAACAGATGGTGTCCATTGGACAGAGTATGGCTCCTTGGGACATCCAAAG aCCTTCCTTGGAAATAATGACAGTAGTAGTGTGGAAAAGAACATTCTTACTGAGGGAATCGTTACTAGGTGGCTGCGGATTgttggaaaaacaaagcatAAGAAGTCTTGTATGAGAGCAGAAGTGTTCGGAGTCAAACGAAACCCAG AAAACCTTGCTCTGAATAAGCCGACAAGACAGTCCTCTGATTTCAATCGTTCCAGTGGGTCAGAAAATGCAGTGGATGGCAATCGCAATCCACTGTTTGATGCCAATGGAAGCTGTGCTCTCACCGAATTAGAAGACCCCAGCTGGTTGCGAGTGGACCTGGGCACTGATTATGTGCCAGTTTCAgatgttttcattgtcaatagACTCTTTCCTGCATCTGCGCAGCAAACAAATGGATATTACCAAATCACATTAG GTGATAATAACGATGTGGACCGAAATCACCAATGCACTGGCTTGGTTAGCTTTAAAGATTTTATAGGTTCAACAGTATGTTACAGCAATCCATTGAAGACGGGCAGATATCTTGGTATTTTGACAACACAAGGGCGGCGAACTCTCTCACTATGTGAGGTGGAAGTTTACTCGCGGG AAAATATTGCATTTCGCAAACCAACAAAGCAGAATGACGTTGGCTCGATCTCAACAAGGCCCAGCAGCAGAGCTGTGGATGGTAATAGCGATACAAGACTAGGTCTCTCATGTACAGCTAGTGATCTTGTTGTCGCATTTACAAATCCATGGTGGAGAGTAGACTTAGAACAAGTGGAGCCAGTAAATGAGGTTTACATTGTCAACCGAGGGGACTGCTGTGGGGAAGGATTGAATTCGTTTGAGATCAGAGTGG GGCTAGCATCCAGTGATAATGGTATCACCAATCCCTTGTGTGGCAGTGGCCTCAGTGTCCCCCAAGGAAAAGGTGTTTCCTTCTTCTGCCGTCCTGCTTTGTTTGGACAATATGTCACAATTAGAGTGACAAGATCTGCACCCACCCTACTGCATATCTGCGAAGTTGAAGTGTATTCTGAGAGAAGAG CATGTCAGATGCAAGCTGTTGGCATAACAAGCAGTTTAGCGGTTCCAAGTCAACGTTTATCAGCCTCGTCATCCCGTGTTGGCTTTGAACCAGACAAAGGTCGACTGTATGGGGATGGTGCCTGGTCACCCATTGATGGCAACAACCCTGATGACTTCTTACAAATCGATTTACAGCACAAGTACTTCATCTGTGCCGTTGCTACGCAGGGATACCCATTGACCTCCAGTAGTTTTTGGACAACAAAATACAGATTGCTGTTTTCAGTTAACGGCATGGATTGGCTCACCTATAAAGAAAATGGAATAGACAAG ATCTTTAGTGGAAACAGTGGAAGGCAGGACATTGTAAAACATAATCTTAAGAGTTTCACTAAGGCAAGGTTTGTCAGGTTCCAGCCTACAGAATTTGAAAATCAGAAAGCACTGAGGGTTGAAGTGTATGGAGTTCCTACACCAACAG CTCCAAGTCAAGCTCCAACTGGATTTGATGTAACACGACTTACAAACACAAGTGTGCGCGCTTCCTGGAAATTACCACCAGTTGCCATTAGGGGATTTAAACTGCTCTACAGACTAAGAAACTCCTCAGATGAACTTTTCACTGCTATCATTTTAAGCAATTCAACTTTGAGCAAAGATGTCTATGGTCTTGAAAAGAATGCAGAATATGAATTTCAAGTGTTGGCATTTACAGCAAATGGTAATGGTCCACTGAGCTCTATGATAATAGCAAGGAGAAAGGAATTCG TAGTTCCTTCACAAGCTCCTGGTAACCTTACTGTGACTTCTCAAACTTCTACCAGCATCCTTGCTTCTTGGCAGCGTCCGTCAACATCAGATTCTGCAGTCATTACTGGGTACAAAATCTTTTACAAAAGGAAAGGCTCCCTTGGATCTGTGTACACGTTGCTCATTGATGATGCCACAAAGCTTTCTATCAATGTGACTGGTCTTCTGAAATACACTGAGTATGAATTTCAGATATTGGCCTTCACTTCTACTGGCGATGGATCCAATAGTTCTTCCCTTACAGAGAGAACAAAGGAAGATG TTCCTTCACAAGCTCCGGCTAACTTAAGTGTGGCTTCACAAACTTCTACTAGCATCTTAGCTTCTTGGCAACTTCCACCGGCAGACTCCAGAAATGGAATCATCCTTGGATTTAAGCtgttttacaaaagaaaaggctctGCTGAATCAGCAAACACTGAGATTGTTCGAGGTGGAACAACTTTGAGAAAAACAATCACTGGACTTCTCGAATACAATGAATATGAATTTCAAGTGTTGGCATTTACTGCTGTCGGTGATGGACTGAAAAGCTCCATTAGAACTGCGAGAACAGGCACAGTTG CTGTTCCAGTCCTTAAGGAGGATGTCAGCCCAGCCTTTGTGATCTGTAAAATAGGAACACTATGTTCACTTTCCTGCTATGCAACAAGTGAGTTTCCAAGAACAGTGGCTTACTCGTGGACAAAAGATGGCAGGAGTTTAGCTAACAGCAGGAAGATTAAAATCATTGACAACTCTATTGTCATCAGACCTCAGTACATGGAAGATTATGGGGTGTATGTGTGCAGAGCTTCAAATGGGATTTATGACACAACTTGCAATGTCACACTAGTAGAGATTCAAGAGGGTCAGATATTGACAGCTGCAGtcaaaaaaatggaaagtgaTA GTCATGGTGGTCTTGTAACTATAATCACACTTTCCTGTGCCATTTTATTGTTACTCATCTTCATTGGTCTGCTTTTACGGAAGCTAAGGGAATTATCATCTCAAAATACCAAAGCCTCAGAAAAGCAGACCGGTCTTGGTGAAAAAAGTGGGCCCCACACTTTATCAGGCGAGACAGATGAGCGAGCATATATGGACCTACAACCCAGGCATCTGCAAGTAGTTTCGCCTGAAAAAGCTGAGGTCCAGGAAGTACAAGAATATGATGACATTATTGCATATTACAACATTGGACTCGATGAGAAGAGCAAAGTAGAAGATTACGAAGCAATTTCCATTTCGTAA
- the LOC141866671 gene encoding uncharacterized protein LOC141866671: MDLRLPSSNMDIKELLIDIVQAEGGKICLSSLEEAFERRTGFALSAMKSSRESSITSSNDNQQGTVEYLQSILSDGGPLRFSTTDSYIYLHFEAPLNCSIESEMSLSEVIVELKVSGKITQLDLSRRCFSSQRELLEVCKCAKLLKKLMIRDICFANDTRESANVGISLVKHMKWYCTSLEEIDVTGCSDVTRSILLESQDNALQEHGTPVKRAIDVKIIDSLEEHCIIKELLTPSHFSKHLSAARSRIEEFVNEGGPVNISHDGWTFFHTASAIGDEGLTSWLLNTGENSKFHSEGSRKPSVLEIAIYRHDAPIVKLLLDAQKTTAHDPCRFVKMLFRSSDVCNVLHHVVQASAPNPRDVVTFFMESMSLELKNKLLVEIFKTLETSFRNVKEKIPRIEDILAELLKNLMPEDWSPDILIPELNDKTLLMCAVSSPVLVNTLLNIGANTCIKDEEGNTVLFYAAREAIHGTTESLEALLRLLPSCEDVNKRNNLGETPLLDTVSTRGFKGHGALLSQFSTGSYVKTWELLVDAGARIDVKNHQNESIIHLILEHIKYLVRDPQTSQDDNLISLAVDETIGMINFVYGKDKKLLNGRDEVGNTALHNLVSDSSIHHNEIVRIAEVVLKCESLVNVQNNDGQTPLHLVKLWPMAKLLLDHDGGANVLDSCGRSPFLCRCLQYATNEESLDMDAWFEDGLNYGLDPWLQDKEGQSVFEVLLQYGKLDDLRSLITSSIFKDKETIFKKDQKGNTLLHILCNHNAAELRQLLYILLQKGADANAINEDGDTPLHIACRKILCLPLPKGDHSAYWKFISPLRAYGADYNIQNKKNCSVLEMVWTNKKLLSCIKRTPNQRECEPFFPWNRVSKAHSEKLFQVVRRRNVGNLEDFFYHRDPIGSGSFGRVFAAINSKDGREVALKRVERLRLQTRQENREVQSLIQLARCPQVVTYLKFIERTDFTWIVLELMEGHLDDLLSLKLEANRFPYLCKDVLQGVRYLHENNFVHRDLKPTNILFHLDQDVPRLKISDFGLSKNIGAVTSSGSSVWHSNAGSRCWMAPELLNSRRPEHTFQSDLFAVGLILHYLLADRRHPFQKEASDEACQVGVIEKNIITDNKFLCDDQSEEAKDLLLQLISVKRDERPTALDALKHPFFWSDGRKVQFISAVANQKEIATYNPHDHTRPVVPVVQQIENSLSSLSDWSRLFPTLHSEMTSGRGGRAYETSSAVHLLRFIRNAYAHVSDSRRTEGIRAALLTDYIFFTKVPKLLISVYNAVKAEKWHTKKDEISNVLNFELPQSLS, from the coding sequence ATGGATTTAAGACTACCCTCATCTAATATGGATATTAAGGAACTCCTAATCGACATTGTACAAGCTGAAGGAGGAAAGATTTGCCTGAGCAGTTTAGAAGAAGCGTTTGAAAGGCGAACTGGGTTTGCATTATCAGCAATGAAAAGCTCAAGGGAAAGTAGTATCACAAGCTCAAATGATAACCAGCAAGGCACGGTAGAGTACCTCCAGAGTATCCTGTCTGATGGAGGCCCCTTAAGGTTTAGTACCACTGACAGTTACATTTATCTGCATTTTGAGGCACCCCTTAACTGCAGTATCGAATCTGAAATGTCACTATCTGAGGTCATAGTTGAATTGAAAGTTTCTGGTAAGATCACTCAGCTTGATCTCTCAAGACGTTGTTTTTCGTCGCAAAGAGAACTCCTTGAAGTTTGCAAGTGTGCCAAATTGCTGAAGAAGCTCATGATAAGGGATATCTGTTTTGCAAATGACACAAGGGAATCAGCCAATGTTGGCATCTCATTGGTGAAGCATATGAAGTGGTATTGCActtcacttgaagaaatagatGTAACAGGGTGTTCAGACGTTACCCGTAGTATCCTCCTTGAGTCACAGGATAATGCATTACAAGAGCATGGGACTCCTGTAAAAAGAGCAATTGATGTCAAAATAATAGATTCGCTAGAAGAACATTGTATCATTAAGGAACTTTTGACGCCTTCGCACTTTTCCAAGCATTTATCTGCTGCGAGAAGCAGGATTGAGGAATTTGTAAACGAAGGTGGTCCAGTTAACATCAGTCATGATGGGTGGACATTTTTTCACACAGCCTCTGCTATTGGAGATGAAGGGTTGACTTCCTGGCTTCTGAATACTGGTGAGAATTCCAAATTTCATTCAGAGGGCTCAAGGAAGCCTTCAGTATTAGAGATAGCTATTTACCGCCATGATGCACCCATAGTCAAATTGTTGCTTGATGCTCAGAAAACCACTGCGCACGATCCATGTAGGTTTGTGAAGATGTTGTTTCGATCATCAGACGTGTGCAATGTTCTTCACCATGTTGTTCAGGCCAGTGCCCCCAATCCACGGGATGTAGTGACCTTTTTCATGGAGAGCATGAGCCTGgagttaaaaaataaattactgGTTGAAATCTTCAAAACGCTAGAAACGTCGTTCCGCAATGTTAAAGAAAAGATCCCCAGGATAGAAGATATTCTAGCGGAGCTACTAAAGAACTTGATGCCAGAGGACTGGAGTCCAGATATTTTGATTCCAGAGCTTAATGACAAGACTCTACTTATGTGTGCAGTGTCTAGCCCTGTTTTGGTCAATACACTGTTGAATATAGGAGCGAATACTTGCATTAAGGATGAGGAAGGAAACACAGTGTTGTTTTATGCAGCAAGAGAAGCCATCCATGGAACAACTGAGTCACTGGAGGCGCTCCTTCGTCTTCTTCCAAGTTGCGAGGACGTAAACAAACGTAACAATCTCGGGGAAACTCCGCTTCTAGACACCGTCTCGACTCGAGGATTCAAAGGCCATGGTGCCCTTCTTAGCCAATTCTCCACAGGATCTTATGTCAAAACGTGGGAATTATTGGTTGATGCAGGAGCGCGAATCGATGTTAAGAACCATCAAAATGAATCCATTATACATCTCATCCTGGAACACATTAAGTATTTGGTACGCGACCCTCAGACGTCTCAAGACGATAATCTGATCAGTCTTGCGGTTGATGAAACTATCGGCATGATAAATTTCGTGTATGGCAAGGACAAGAAACTGTTGAATGGCAGGGATGAAGTAGGAAATACTGCCCTTCACAATTTGGTAAGCGACTCGTCAATCCATCATAATGAAATAGTTCGTATTGCGGAAGTCGTCCTCAAATGCGAGTCGCTGGTGAACGTACAAAATAATGATGGCCAAACACCACTGCACTTGGTTAAATTATGGCCGATGGCAAAGCTCCTTTTAGACCACGATGGAGGGGCCAACGTACTGGATTCCTGTGGGCGTTCACCTTTTCTTTGTCGATGTTTGCAGTACGCGACTAATGAGGAATCATTGGACATGGATGCATGGTTTGAAGATGGTTTGAACTATGGATTAGATCCTTGGTTACAGGACAAAGAGGGCCAAAGTGTCTTTGAAGTCTTATTGCAATATGGGAAATTAGATGATCTCCGTTCCCTCATTACTTCAAGTATTTTCAAGGACAAGGAGACTATCTTCAAGAAAGACCAAAAGGGTAACACCCTTTTGCACATTTTATGCAATCACAACGCAGCAGAATTGAGACAGCTTCTTTATATTTTGCTCCAAAAAGGTGCTGATGCCAATGCTATAAATGAGGATGGTGACACCCCCTTGCACATAGCTTGTAGGAAGATTCTTTGTCTTCCTCTACCAAAAGGAGACCATTCTGCTTATTGGAAATTCATAAGCCCACTTCGAGCTTATGGAGCAGATTATAAcatacaaaacaagaaaaactgttCGGTGCTTGAAATGGTGTGGACAAACAAGAAATTATTGTCATGCATTAAGAGGACTCCGAACCAACGAGAATGTGAACCGTTCTTTCCGTGGAACAGGGTTTCAAAAGCTCACTCTGAAAAACTATTTCAGGTGGTGAGAAGACGCAATGTTGGCAATCTTGAAGATTTCTTCTATCATAGAGATCCCATTGGTTCTGGATCATTTGGCCGTGTTTTTGCCGCTATTAACTCCAAGGATGGAAGAGAAGTGGCCCTGAAAAGAGTAGAGAGATTACGCTTGCAAACGCGTCAAGAAAATCGAGAAGTTCAGAGTCTTATACAACTTGCCAGGTGCCCTCAAGTAGTGACgtatttaaagtttattgaaAGGACCGATTTCACATGGATTGTGTTGGAGTTGATGGAGGGCCACTTggatgatctgttgagtttgaAACTTGAAGCTAATCGCTTTCCTTATCTTTGCAAAGATGTGTTGCAAGGTGTGCGATACCtacatgaaaacaattttgtgcATCGGGATTTAAAGCCAACAAACATCTTGTTTCACTTAGACCAAGATGTACCACGTCTCAAGATCTCGGATTTTGGCCTGAGCAAAAATATCGGAGCTGTGACGTCTTCTGGCTCTTCTGTTTGGCATTCCAATGCTGGCTCTAGATGCTGGATGGCCCCAGAGCTACTTAATTCAAGAAGACCTGAGCACACATTCCAATCAGATTTGTTTGCTGTTGGCCTTATTTTGCATTATTTGTTGGCTGATAGACGTCATCCTTTTCAAAAGGAAGCAAGTGACGAAGCCTGTCAAGTTGGGGTGATCGAAAAGAACATCATCACCGATAACAAATTTCTTTGCGACGACCAAAGTGAAGAAGCTAAAGACTTGTTATTGCAGTTGATAAGTGTAAAAAGGGATGAGCGACCTACGGCATTAGATGCTCTGAAACATCCCTTTTTTTGGTCAGATGGGAGAAAAGTACAGTTCATAAGCGcagtagccaatcagaaagaaATTGCAACATATAATCCTCATGACCACACCCGGCCTGTTGTCCCTGTCGTGCAACAGATTGAGAACAGCTTATCTTCTTTGTCAGATTGGAGTCGGCTCTTTCCAACACTCCACTCGGAGATGACATCAGGCCGTGGAGGCCGTGCGTATGAGACGTCATCTGCGGTGCATCTTTTGCGATTCATTCGAAACGCATATGCACACGTGTCAGACAGCAGACGTACAGAAGGAATCCGAGCGGCCCTATTAACTGACTACATATTTTTTACAAAAGTGCCGAAGCTCCTCATTTCTGTTTACAATGCTGTCAAGGCAGAAAAATGGCACACtaaaaaagatgaaatttcaaatgtgCTCAATTTTGAACTGCCTCAATCTCTCTCGTAA